In Amycolatopsis sp. EV170708-02-1, the following are encoded in one genomic region:
- a CDS encoding beta-ketoacyl synthase, with amino-acid sequence MSNNDVVITGMGATTPLGGDVASTWDGLLAGASGIRRIEADWVDELELPVKIGAMLAVDPSEVLPRVQARRLDRCEQVALIAARQAWADAGFEQPTDEHQDVEPERLGVTIGTGVGGPVTLISQNDLLHKQGLRKVSPLTVPMLMPNGPAAHVGIDLKARAGVHSPASACASGAEGIAAGYEMIRSGRADVVIAGGAESCIHPITLAGFAQARTVSTRNDDPAKASRPFDVNRDGFVLGEGSGVVILERADRAKARNARIYAQLSGYGITSDAYHITGNHPEGVGQIAAMRQAMTMAGVSPADVGHVNAHATSTVVGDVGEAAAIRNAIGEHVVVTAPKGALGHLVGGAGAVEGIATILAIYHGLIPATLNLENLDPKVQLDVVSGEARKVELGAAISNSFGFGGHNTALLFTPAA; translated from the coding sequence ATGAGCAACAACGACGTCGTGATCACCGGGATGGGCGCGACCACGCCGCTCGGCGGGGACGTCGCGTCCACGTGGGACGGCCTGCTCGCCGGGGCGAGCGGGATCCGCCGCATCGAAGCCGACTGGGTCGACGAACTCGAGCTGCCGGTGAAGATCGGCGCCATGCTCGCCGTCGACCCGTCCGAAGTCCTGCCGCGGGTTCAGGCCCGGCGGCTGGACCGCTGTGAGCAGGTGGCGCTCATCGCCGCCCGCCAGGCTTGGGCGGACGCGGGCTTCGAGCAGCCGACCGACGAGCATCAGGATGTGGAACCCGAGCGCCTCGGGGTGACCATCGGTACCGGTGTCGGCGGTCCGGTCACCCTGATCTCCCAGAACGACCTTCTGCACAAGCAGGGACTCCGCAAGGTCTCCCCACTGACCGTGCCGATGCTGATGCCGAACGGCCCCGCCGCTCACGTCGGGATCGACCTGAAGGCGCGTGCCGGTGTGCACTCGCCCGCGTCGGCCTGCGCGTCGGGCGCGGAAGGCATCGCCGCCGGCTACGAGATGATCCGCTCGGGCCGTGCCGACGTCGTGATCGCCGGTGGTGCCGAATCGTGCATCCACCCGATCACCCTCGCCGGTTTCGCCCAGGCGCGGACGGTGTCCACCCGCAACGACGACCCGGCGAAGGCGTCCAGGCCGTTCGACGTGAACCGTGACGGTTTCGTCCTCGGCGAGGGCTCCGGGGTCGTGATCCTGGAGCGGGCGGACCGGGCCAAGGCCCGCAACGCGCGGATCTACGCTCAGCTGAGCGGGTACGGGATCACCTCGGACGCCTACCACATCACGGGCAACCACCCCGAGGGCGTCGGCCAGATCGCCGCCATGCGGCAGGCGATGACGATGGCCGGGGTCTCCCCGGCCGACGTCGGCCACGTCAACGCGCACGCGACCTCGACGGTCGTCGGCGACGTCGGCGAGGCCGCGGCGATCCGCAACGCCATCGGCGAGCACGTCGTGGTGACGGCTCCCAAGGGCGCGCTCGGCCACCTGGTCGGCGGAGCGGGCGCGGTCGAGGGCATCGCCACGATCCTGGCGATCTACCACGGGCTCATCCCGGCGACGCTGAACCTCGAGAACCTGGACCCGAAGGTGCAGCTCGACGTCGTCTCCGGCGAGGCGCGCAAGGTGGAGCTGGGCGCGGCGATCAGCAACTCGTTCGGCTTCGGCGGGCACAACACGGCGCTGTTGTTCACCCCGGCGGCCTGA
- a CDS encoding beta-ketoacyl-ACP synthase III, whose protein sequence is MTDRSTLRQAPGAAGTRILGVGSFQPEKIVTNDDLSKIMDTNDQWIRERVGIVERRFAEKDESLVDMAVKAGTAALADAGVDPSEVDTVILPNCTMPTQIPNAAAQVADRIGITHPAAFDLNAACAGFCYGIGVASDLIRAGSAKKALVIGAEKLTDHVDPVDRANAIIFADGAGAAVVGAADTPQIGPVAWGSAGEHVDLIYMRDDKWIYQEGQSVFRWATTQIAPIAMQALELAGLEPSDVDVLIPHQANLRIVEAIAKKLRAKGAREDMVVADDIKYSGNTSSASIPLALDHMRKAGTVKQGDVVLAVGFGAGLSYAGQAFVCP, encoded by the coding sequence GTGACCGACCGATCCACTTTGCGGCAGGCGCCGGGCGCCGCCGGGACCCGCATCCTCGGCGTCGGGAGCTTCCAGCCCGAGAAGATCGTGACCAACGACGATCTCTCGAAGATCATGGACACCAACGACCAGTGGATCCGCGAGCGGGTCGGCATCGTCGAGCGCCGGTTCGCCGAGAAGGACGAGTCGCTGGTCGACATGGCGGTCAAGGCGGGCACCGCCGCGCTGGCCGACGCCGGTGTGGACCCGTCCGAAGTGGACACGGTCATCCTGCCGAACTGCACGATGCCCACCCAGATCCCGAACGCCGCCGCGCAGGTGGCCGACCGGATCGGCATCACGCATCCGGCCGCGTTCGATCTCAACGCCGCGTGCGCCGGATTCTGTTACGGCATCGGCGTCGCTTCGGACCTGATCCGGGCGGGCAGCGCGAAGAAGGCGCTCGTCATCGGCGCCGAGAAGCTCACCGACCACGTCGACCCGGTCGACCGCGCGAACGCGATCATCTTCGCCGACGGCGCCGGCGCGGCGGTGGTCGGCGCGGCCGACACCCCGCAGATCGGCCCGGTCGCCTGGGGCAGCGCCGGCGAGCACGTGGACCTGATCTACATGCGCGACGACAAGTGGATCTACCAGGAGGGCCAGTCGGTCTTCCGCTGGGCGACCACGCAGATCGCGCCGATCGCCATGCAGGCGCTGGAACTGGCCGGGCTCGAACCGTCCGATGTGGACGTTCTGATCCCGCACCAGGCCAACCTGCGCATCGTCGAGGCCATCGCCAAGAAGCTGCGTGCCAAGGGCGCCCGCGAGGACATGGTCGTCGCCGACGACATCAAGTACTCGGGCAACACCTCGTCCGCGTCGATTCCGCTGGCGCTGGACCACATGCGCAAGGCTGGCACCGTGAAACAGGGCGACGTCGTGCTCGCCGTGGGCTTCGGGGCCGGACTCTCCTACGCGGGCCAGGCCTTCGTCTGCCCGTGA
- a CDS encoding acyl carrier protein, protein MADNAEILAGLAEIVEEVAGVAQDDVTAEKSFVDDLDIDSLSMVEIAVQAEDKFGVKIPDDELANLKTVGDAVNYVSANSK, encoded by the coding sequence GTGGCAGACAACGCAGAGATCCTCGCCGGCCTCGCCGAGATCGTCGAAGAGGTCGCCGGTGTGGCGCAGGACGACGTGACCGCCGAGAAGTCCTTCGTGGACGACCTCGACATCGACTCGCTGTCCATGGTGGAGATCGCTGTCCAGGCCGAGGACAAGTTCGGCGTCAAGATCCCGGACGACGAGCTGGCGAACCTGAAGACCGTTGGCGACGCGGTGAACTACGTGTCGGCCAACTCCAAGTAA
- a CDS encoding S8 family serine peptidase, translated as MAVSRPWRRRAALVVALLAVPAAGMVPAQAAGPSAPVAPGLARLLSAVTGTAGVTALVHADDVATAERAARTAGLTKITSFGKIGVVAVRGTADQVRAVRKAAGVTYVEGNEKLKAHGSAGTTATRSLQTQAQLKDAGGAPVDGRGVSVAIIDTGVDPTHPAFKGADGKSRVVRNLKSLCLNGTATNCIVDVPTSVDTDTLSLGGHGTHVTGIAAGNRLTLTDGTKVGGSAPGSKIVSVSTGAALLVLGTDAALNWVLENHKAPCGAGVPASVCPPIKVTNNSYGPSGGGAFDPNSATVKLQRALAAEGVVTVWANGNDGGDGSANLSNPPGQDQTPGVLSVASFNDQGTETRDGTVSDFSSRGLKSSQSSWPDVSAPGENILSACRPTQPICTQGLQPENGPGLLDLGTYNVISGTSMAAPQITGIVAQLFQVAPNASPGDIEAAIKGTAYKFANGSPYVAAGPYTSSFDKGTGLVDTFAAAKSLGAQG; from the coding sequence ATGGCCGTATCTCGACCCTGGCGTCGACGCGCCGCGCTCGTCGTCGCCCTGCTCGCCGTCCCGGCCGCGGGGATGGTCCCCGCGCAGGCCGCGGGACCGTCGGCACCCGTCGCCCCCGGACTCGCCCGCCTGCTCTCAGCCGTCACCGGCACCGCGGGGGTGACCGCGCTCGTGCACGCCGACGACGTCGCCACCGCCGAACGCGCCGCCCGCACCGCCGGGCTCACGAAGATCACCTCGTTCGGGAAGATCGGCGTCGTCGCCGTCCGGGGCACCGCCGACCAGGTGCGCGCGGTGCGCAAGGCCGCCGGGGTCACCTACGTCGAAGGCAACGAGAAGCTCAAGGCACACGGCAGCGCCGGCACCACGGCGACGCGGAGCCTGCAGACGCAGGCACAGCTCAAGGACGCCGGTGGCGCGCCCGTGGACGGCAGGGGTGTCTCCGTCGCGATCATCGACACCGGGGTCGACCCGACGCATCCGGCGTTCAAGGGCGCCGACGGCAAGTCGCGGGTCGTGCGCAACCTCAAGAGCCTCTGTCTGAACGGCACCGCCACGAACTGCATCGTCGACGTCCCGACCTCCGTCGACACCGACACCCTCTCCCTCGGCGGTCACGGCACGCATGTCACCGGCATCGCCGCCGGCAACCGGCTGACGCTGACCGACGGCACCAAGGTCGGCGGTTCGGCGCCGGGCTCGAAGATCGTCTCGGTCTCGACAGGGGCCGCGCTGCTCGTCCTGGGGACGGACGCGGCGCTGAACTGGGTGCTGGAGAACCACAAGGCGCCGTGCGGCGCGGGTGTCCCGGCGTCGGTGTGCCCGCCGATCAAGGTGACCAACAACTCCTACGGTCCCAGCGGCGGTGGCGCCTTCGACCCGAACTCGGCGACGGTGAAGCTGCAGCGCGCGCTCGCCGCCGAAGGCGTCGTCACGGTGTGGGCGAACGGGAACGACGGCGGCGACGGTTCGGCGAACCTCTCCAACCCGCCGGGGCAGGACCAGACGCCGGGCGTGCTTTCGGTGGCGTCGTTCAACGATCAGGGGACCGAAACCCGGGACGGCACGGTCTCCGACTTCTCCTCGCGCGGCCTCAAGAGCAGCCAGTCGAGCTGGCCCGACGTTTCCGCGCCCGGGGAGAACATCCTTTCGGCCTGCCGTCCGACGCAGCCGATCTGCACGCAGGGCCTGCAGCCCGAGAACGGCCCGGGGCTGCTCGACCTCGGCACCTACAACGTGATCAGCGGGACCTCGATGGCGGCGCCGCAGATCACCGGGATCGTCGCGCAGCTGTTCCAGGTCGCGCCGAACGCGAGCCCCGGTGACATCGAGGCCGCGATCAAGGGCACCGCGTACAAGTTCGCCAACGGCTCGCCGTACGTGGCGGCCGGGCCGTACACGTCGAGCTTCGACAAGGGCACCGGCCTGGTGGACACCTTCGCCGCGGCGAAATCGCTCGGCGCCCAGGGCTGA
- a CDS encoding RICIN domain-containing protein has product MKAKIIGLLSAALAVTALAAPPAGADGYYRVRNYGSNKCIQPHPSNPLGNTVPVVQMPCNNNAVQKWAIVPNTSDTFYFINQASGHCMDVLGSNTNRAPVIQVTCNTNSGQRWVPPAVIPNSVPDFIRSKVGGGNPTRCLDAKGETADLTQMQIYDCQQDHPMTLWLIHR; this is encoded by the coding sequence ATGAAGGCCAAGATCATCGGACTGCTGAGCGCCGCGCTCGCGGTGACGGCGCTGGCCGCCCCGCCCGCGGGCGCGGACGGCTACTACCGCGTGCGCAACTACGGCAGCAACAAGTGCATCCAGCCGCATCCGAGCAACCCACTCGGGAACACCGTGCCTGTGGTGCAGATGCCCTGCAACAACAACGCCGTCCAGAAATGGGCGATCGTTCCCAACACTTCCGACACTTTCTACTTCATCAACCAGGCCAGCGGCCACTGCATGGATGTCCTGGGCAGCAACACCAACAGGGCGCCGGTGATCCAGGTGACCTGCAATACGAACAGCGGACAGCGCTGGGTCCCACCAGCGGTGATCCCCAACTCCGTGCCGGACTTCATCCGGTCCAAGGTCGGCGGCGGCAACCCGACGCGGTGCCTGGACGCCAAGGGGGAGACCGCGGATCTCACGCAGATGCAGATCTACGACTGCCAGCAGGACCACCCCATGACGCTGTGGCTGATCCACCGTTAG
- a CDS encoding ACP S-malonyltransferase, with the protein MTVAVLAPGQGSQAPGMLSPWLELDGARARVEAWSERAGLDLVRLGTEADAEEIQDTAITQPLIVALSLLAFEHLQREAPVAADAPVAGHSVGELAAAAIAGVLSPEDAVALAAVRGAEMAKACALEPTSMAAVMLGEPEQVVAWLEGHGLAAANRNGAGQIVASGAAGAIEKIVAEPLEGTKVRALKVAGAFHTSYMAPAREALAAHAAKITPADPTRPLLSNADGQVVTSGAEYLDRLVKQVTSPVRWDLTMDGLVTAGVTSTLELPPAGTLTGLVKRQLKGTVTTTIALKTPAELAKLQGQEDAS; encoded by the coding sequence GTGACAGTTGCAGTCCTCGCCCCCGGCCAGGGTTCCCAAGCCCCCGGCATGCTCTCCCCTTGGCTCGAGCTCGACGGCGCCCGCGCGCGCGTCGAAGCCTGGTCCGAGCGGGCCGGTCTCGACCTCGTCCGCCTCGGCACCGAAGCGGACGCCGAAGAGATCCAGGACACCGCGATCACGCAGCCGCTGATCGTGGCGCTGTCACTGCTGGCGTTCGAGCACCTTCAGCGTGAGGCCCCGGTCGCCGCGGACGCGCCGGTCGCGGGTCACTCCGTCGGCGAGCTGGCGGCCGCCGCCATCGCCGGGGTGCTGAGCCCCGAAGACGCCGTCGCGCTGGCCGCCGTCCGCGGCGCCGAGATGGCGAAGGCGTGCGCGCTGGAGCCCACGAGCATGGCCGCGGTCATGCTCGGCGAGCCGGAGCAGGTCGTCGCGTGGCTCGAGGGCCACGGCCTCGCCGCGGCGAACCGCAACGGCGCCGGCCAGATCGTCGCCTCCGGCGCCGCCGGCGCGATCGAGAAGATCGTGGCCGAGCCGCTGGAGGGCACCAAGGTCCGCGCGCTCAAGGTCGCGGGCGCGTTCCACACCTCCTACATGGCACCCGCGCGTGAAGCGCTGGCCGCCCACGCTGCGAAGATCACCCCGGCGGACCCGACGCGTCCGCTGCTGTCGAACGCCGACGGCCAGGTCGTCACCAGCGGGGCCGAGTACCTCGACCGGCTGGTCAAGCAGGTCACGAGCCCGGTGCGCTGGGATCTGACCATGGACGGTCTGGTCACCGCGGGTGTCACCTCGACGCTCGAACTTCCGCCGGCGGGCACGCTGACCGGGCTGGTCAAGCGGCAGCTCAAGGGAACCGTGACCACCACGATCGCTCTGAAGACGCCGGCCGAGCTGGCGAAGCTTCAGGGGCAGGAGGACGCTTCGTGA
- a CDS encoding DUF3145 domain-containing protein yields MSTRGNTRGVVYVHSSPSAVCPHVEWAISGTLGARVELKWTAQPASPGQLRAECGWRAPSGTGGKLASALKAWPMIRFEVTEEPSAGVDGERFCFAPGLGLWHGRTSANGDIVVGEDQLRALVSKVRSGESLAHKLDELLAANWDEALEPYRHAGDGAPVTWLHQVG; encoded by the coding sequence GTGAGCACCCGTGGCAACACCCGTGGCGTGGTGTACGTCCACTCGTCGCCGTCTGCGGTGTGTCCGCACGTCGAGTGGGCCATTTCGGGCACCCTGGGTGCCCGAGTCGAGTTGAAGTGGACGGCGCAGCCCGCCAGTCCAGGACAGCTCCGCGCCGAATGTGGTTGGCGTGCGCCTTCGGGCACCGGCGGAAAGCTGGCGTCCGCGCTCAAGGCGTGGCCGATGATCCGGTTCGAAGTCACCGAAGAGCCCAGTGCGGGGGTCGACGGGGAGAGGTTCTGTTTCGCTCCGGGCCTCGGCCTGTGGCACGGCAGGACCAGTGCCAACGGCGACATCGTCGTGGGCGAGGACCAGTTGCGCGCCCTGGTGAGCAAGGTCCGCTCCGGCGAATCGCTGGCGCACAAGCTCGACGAGCTCCTCGCCGCCAATTGGGACGAAGCGCTCGAACCGTACCGGCACGCCGGTGACGGTGCCCCGGTCACCTGGCTGCACCAAGTCGGGTAG
- a CDS encoding alpha/beta fold hydrolase yields MLVRILGPVDVVADGVVRPVQGSLRKALLAVLALQAGEIVSVDRLVDVVWGARPPTANTVQTHVSALRRMLGDRDAIVARSPGYVLNAATDLARAQRLIERAGQAPDPAARLREALALWRDKPLADVTGMPWLDEQAERLALLRLDAVEALNEAGLALGEHARLVPELEELCRLHPFREHLHRQLMLALYGVGRQADALDVYDRLRRALDEQLGVEPGPAMRESHAALLRQDTSLERPPAVLTAEPNRFCTTGSGARIAYNATGAGPPLVIPPAWISALELGWEDPGLRAFCAPLVAGHRVIRYDMPGTGLSGPLVRPRSLDGEVEALRTVVDAVGAERVALLGVSMGAPVALAFAARHPHRVDRLVLYGGYADGAAIAPASARRAFVGLVRENWGLGTELLADVLMPDGDAAARARFVRMQRATASAETAAGLLTTCYGFRVTELLDQVAVPTLVLHRREDRAIPYASGKELATRIRDARFVALEGRSHFPYVGDAPAVVNAIVDFLACHAS; encoded by the coding sequence ATGCTGGTGCGGATTCTCGGGCCGGTGGACGTCGTGGCCGACGGCGTGGTGCGACCGGTGCAGGGCTCGCTGCGCAAGGCGTTGCTCGCGGTGCTGGCCTTGCAAGCGGGCGAGATCGTCAGCGTCGACCGGCTCGTCGACGTGGTGTGGGGTGCTCGGCCGCCCACGGCGAACACGGTGCAGACCCACGTTTCGGCGTTGCGGCGCATGCTGGGCGACCGCGACGCGATCGTGGCTCGCTCCCCCGGCTATGTCCTGAACGCGGCGACGGATCTGGCCCGCGCACAGCGGCTGATCGAGCGGGCCGGACAGGCACCGGATCCCGCCGCGCGCCTGCGGGAGGCCTTGGCGTTGTGGCGGGACAAGCCGCTGGCCGATGTCACCGGTATGCCGTGGCTGGACGAACAGGCCGAGCGGCTCGCGTTGCTGCGGCTCGACGCCGTCGAAGCGCTCAACGAGGCTGGGCTGGCCCTGGGCGAGCACGCGCGGCTCGTGCCCGAACTGGAAGAGCTGTGCCGCCTGCATCCGTTCCGCGAGCACCTGCACCGGCAGCTGATGCTCGCGTTGTACGGCGTGGGACGGCAGGCGGACGCCCTCGACGTGTACGACCGGCTACGGCGGGCGCTGGACGAACAGCTGGGTGTCGAGCCGGGCCCGGCGATGCGCGAGTCGCACGCCGCGCTGCTCCGTCAGGACACCTCCCTCGAACGGCCCCCGGCAGTGCTCACCGCCGAGCCGAACAGGTTCTGCACGACCGGCTCCGGCGCGCGGATCGCCTACAACGCCACCGGAGCGGGGCCCCCGCTGGTGATCCCGCCCGCCTGGATCTCGGCGCTGGAGCTGGGCTGGGAGGACCCGGGACTACGCGCGTTCTGCGCACCCTTGGTGGCCGGGCACCGGGTGATCCGGTACGACATGCCGGGCACCGGGTTGTCCGGCCCCCTTGTCCGGCCGCGGTCGCTCGACGGTGAGGTCGAAGCGCTGCGCACGGTCGTCGACGCGGTCGGCGCGGAGCGGGTGGCGCTGCTCGGTGTGTCGATGGGCGCGCCGGTGGCGCTGGCGTTCGCGGCCCGCCATCCCCACCGGGTGGATCGCCTCGTGCTGTACGGCGGGTACGCCGACGGCGCCGCCATCGCGCCCGCGTCCGCCCGGCGGGCGTTCGTGGGCCTGGTCCGCGAGAACTGGGGCCTCGGCACCGAACTGCTCGCCGACGTCCTGATGCCCGACGGCGACGCGGCGGCCCGCGCGCGGTTCGTCCGCATGCAACGCGCGACGGCGTCCGCCGAGACGGCCGCGGGCTTGCTGACCACCTGCTACGGATTCCGCGTCACCGAACTGCTCGACCAGGTCGCCGTCCCGACCTTGGTGCTGCACCGGCGAGAAGACCGGGCCATCCCGTACGCCTCGGGCAAAGAACTCGCCACCCGCATCCGGGACGCCCGGTTCGTCGCGTTGGAGGGCCGCAGTCATTTCCCGTACGTCGGAGACGCGCCCGCGGTGGTGAACGCGATCGTGGACTTCCTCGCCTGTCACGCCTCCTGA
- a CDS encoding cation-translocating P-type ATPase, translated as MAIDQPALLTDASRGLTSEEVAQRVAAGQTNAVSTKTSRTTGEIIRANVFTRINAIYGVLFVLILSTGYFIDGLFGGLIIVNSAVGIIQELRAKRTLERLAIVGQAKPTVRRDGQSTEIAPEDVVLGDLVELGPGDKIVVDGPALTADALEVDESLLTGESDPVVKQPGDKVLSGSFVVAGSGTYRADIIGDESYAAKLAAEASKFTLVKSELRQGIDKILKFITYLLIPAGALTIYNQLAGDQAWPDALRGMVAALVPMVPEGLVLMTSVALAVGVIRLGKRQCLVQELPAIEGLARVDVVCADKTGTLTENAMRLSEVREITPGHPVDDVLAALAAADPRPNASLQAIAEAYRTDPGWRVSTTMPFSSARKWSGASFGGDGDWVLGAADVLLPEGEHRAEAEKIGSRGLRVLLLGRAERAVDASEGPGDIEPVALVVLEQKVRPDAKDTLDFFAHQDVAVKVISGDNAISVGAVAGTLDLPGADKPIDARKLPDDAEKLADTVEDRAVFGRVTPLQKRAMVGALQSKGHTVAMTGDGVNDVLALKDADIGVAMGAGSPATRAVAQIVLLDDKFATLPHVVAEGRRVIGNIERVSNLFLTKTVYSVLLALMVGIAQVPFPFLPRHITITAWFTIGLPAFVLSLAPNNERARTGFVGRVMRMAVPAGLVIATATFVSYLLVYKGSGQSELDKIQAGTTALITLITIALWVLGIVARPYRWWKILLIGGMVVLTLALFLIPFTQKFFALDPTVSAYTLSAFACAGVGIVLVEIAWWAGRHLVKRQEA; from the coding sequence ATGGCAATCGACCAGCCGGCCCTGCTGACCGACGCCTCGAGGGGGCTCACCAGCGAAGAGGTCGCCCAGCGGGTGGCCGCGGGCCAGACCAACGCGGTCTCGACGAAGACCAGCCGGACCACCGGCGAGATCATCCGCGCGAACGTCTTCACCAGGATCAACGCGATCTACGGTGTGCTCTTCGTGCTCATCCTGTCGACGGGGTATTTCATCGACGGGCTGTTCGGCGGGCTGATCATCGTCAACAGCGCGGTCGGCATCATCCAGGAGCTCCGGGCGAAACGCACGCTGGAACGGCTCGCCATCGTCGGACAGGCGAAGCCGACCGTGCGCCGTGACGGGCAAAGCACCGAGATCGCCCCGGAGGACGTCGTCCTCGGCGACCTCGTCGAGCTGGGGCCGGGCGACAAGATCGTCGTCGACGGCCCGGCGCTGACCGCCGACGCGCTCGAGGTCGACGAATCGCTGCTGACCGGTGAATCCGATCCGGTGGTCAAGCAGCCCGGTGACAAGGTGCTCTCCGGCAGCTTCGTCGTCGCGGGCAGCGGCACCTACCGCGCGGACATCATCGGCGACGAGTCCTACGCCGCGAAACTGGCCGCGGAGGCCAGCAAGTTCACCTTGGTGAAGTCGGAGCTGCGCCAAGGCATCGACAAGATCCTCAAGTTCATCACGTACCTGCTCATCCCGGCGGGCGCGCTGACCATCTACAACCAGCTCGCGGGCGACCAGGCGTGGCCGGACGCGCTGCGCGGCATGGTCGCGGCGCTCGTGCCGATGGTGCCCGAGGGCCTGGTGCTGATGACCAGCGTCGCGCTGGCGGTCGGCGTCATCCGGCTGGGCAAGCGCCAGTGCCTGGTGCAGGAACTCCCGGCCATCGAAGGTCTCGCCCGCGTCGATGTGGTGTGCGCGGACAAGACCGGCACGCTCACCGAGAACGCGATGCGGCTTTCCGAGGTCCGGGAGATCACGCCGGGGCATCCGGTGGACGACGTGCTGGCCGCGCTCGCCGCCGCCGACCCCCGCCCGAACGCGAGCCTGCAGGCGATCGCTGAGGCGTACCGGACCGATCCAGGCTGGCGTGTCTCCACGACGATGCCGTTCTCTTCGGCGCGCAAGTGGAGTGGCGCGTCGTTCGGCGGCGACGGCGACTGGGTGCTCGGCGCGGCCGACGTCCTGCTGCCGGAGGGGGAGCACCGGGCGGAGGCCGAGAAGATCGGCTCGCGCGGCCTGCGTGTCCTCCTGCTGGGCCGGGCCGAACGGGCCGTCGACGCGTCCGAGGGCCCCGGCGACATCGAGCCGGTCGCGCTCGTGGTGCTGGAGCAGAAGGTCCGTCCCGACGCGAAGGACACTTTGGACTTCTTCGCGCACCAGGATGTCGCGGTCAAGGTCATCTCCGGCGACAACGCCATTTCGGTGGGCGCGGTCGCGGGCACCCTGGACCTGCCGGGCGCGGACAAACCCATCGACGCGCGGAAGCTGCCGGACGACGCCGAAAAGCTGGCCGACACCGTGGAGGATCGCGCCGTCTTCGGCCGCGTGACGCCGCTGCAGAAACGCGCGATGGTCGGTGCGCTGCAGTCGAAGGGGCACACCGTCGCGATGACCGGCGACGGTGTGAACGACGTCCTCGCGCTGAAGGACGCGGACATCGGCGTCGCCATGGGCGCCGGCAGCCCGGCCACCCGCGCGGTGGCGCAGATCGTGCTGCTGGACGACAAGTTCGCCACCCTGCCGCATGTCGTCGCCGAGGGGCGGCGGGTGATCGGCAACATCGAGCGCGTCTCGAACCTGTTCCTCACCAAGACCGTCTACTCGGTACTGCTGGCGCTGATGGTCGGCATCGCGCAGGTGCCGTTCCCGTTCCTGCCGCGGCACATCACGATCACCGCCTGGTTCACGATCGGCCTGCCCGCCTTCGTGCTCTCGCTGGCGCCGAACAACGAACGCGCCCGCACCGGTTTCGTCGGCCGGGTGATGCGGATGGCCGTACCGGCCGGGCTGGTCATCGCCACCGCGACGTTCGTGAGCTACCTGCTGGTGTACAAGGGTTCCGGACAGTCCGAACTGGACAAGATCCAGGCGGGGACGACGGCGCTGATCACCCTGATCACGATCGCGCTGTGGGTGCTCGGGATCGTCGCGCGGCCGTACCGGTGGTGGAAGATCCTGCTGATCGGCGGGATGGTCGTGCTGACCCTCGCGCTGTTCCTGATCCCGTTCACGCAGAAGTTCTTCGCGCTGGACCCGACGGTGAGCGCGTACACGCTGTCGGCCTTCGCCTGCGCCGGAGTGGGGATCGTGCTGGTGGAGATCGCCTGGTGGGCAGGGCGGCACCTGGTCAAGCGTCAGGAGGCGTGA